The Thermomonospora curvata DSM 43183 DNA segment AGCTGCAGGGCAGGTCGGCGCGGATGACGGTGGGGCCGCCGACCGGGCTGTCGATGGTGAGGATGCCGTCGATGGTGGCGGCGCGGTCGGCCAGGCCGGCCAGCCCGCCGCCAGGGACGGCGGTGGCGCCGCCCACGCCGTTGTCGGTCACCTCCACCACCACCCACCGGCCCTCGCGGGTGACGCGGACCGACGCCTGGGTGGCGCGGGCGTACTTGGCGATGTTGGTCAGCGACTCGGCGACGATGAAGTAGGCGATGCTCTCCACCGCGGCCGGAGGGCGTTCCGGCAGCTCCACCTCGACCAGGACCGGGACGGGAGCGCGGGCGGCCAGCCCGGAGATGGCCGCATCCAGCCCCCGGTCGGTCAGGATCGCCGGGTAGATCCCGCGGGCCAGGTCGCGCAGTTCGGCGATGGCGGCCTTGGTGCCCTCGTGGGCCTGCTCGATGAGGGCGCGGGCGGCCTCGGGGTCGGAGGTCAGCTTGGCGCGGGCCCGCCCGATGTCCATCGCCACCGCCAGCAGCCGCTGCTGGGCGCCGTCGTGCAGGTCGCGTTCGATGCGGCGGCGCTCGGCCTCGGCGGCGTCCACCCCGCGGGCCCGGCTGGCCCGCAGCTGCTCGGCGCGGGCCTGCAGCCGCAGCCGCTCCGCCTGGCCCCGGCTCGGCCCCAGCAGCAGCATCCCGTAGAGGGCGTGCAGGACGGCCATGCCGCGGGTCACATACAGCGCCACCAGCAGCAGCCCGACACCCACCACGCTCACCGGCAGGGCGCTGATGGGGTCGTCGGCGGTGTAGACCACCACCCCGAGG contains these protein-coding regions:
- a CDS encoding sensor histidine kinase, with the translated sequence MSELNVMAVPGGSGRIVTASWKPLAMVRSSLNWRAALYLGSALAFGLAWFIVLAVGLTLSAALVIIWVGLPMLVIMMLLWRGGAMLERRLLKVALGVAVPEPYRPAPPSAGVLGRLRTMATDPATWKDLLYLALRFPIGLVEFVVSAAVWSATAAFVFLPLIVAVAGEAVVNLGVVVYTADDPISALPVSVVGVGLLLVALYVTRGMAVLHALYGMLLLGPSRGQAERLRLQARAEQLRASRARGVDAAEAERRRIERDLHDGAQQRLLAVAMDIGRARAKLTSDPEAARALIEQAHEGTKAAIAELRDLARGIYPAILTDRGLDAAISGLAARAPVPVLVEVELPERPPAAVESIAYFIVAESLTNIAKYARATQASVRVTREGRWVVVEVTDNGVGGATAVPGGGLAGLADRAATIDGILTIDSPVGGPTVIRADLPCSW